Part of the Oncorhynchus masou masou isolate Uvic2021 chromosome 24, UVic_Omas_1.1, whole genome shotgun sequence genome is shown below.
TACAGTTTGACATGGCTTTATGGTCTCTCGAGGGGTATTTTTGAAAACACGAAGTGGAAGGATAAGTCACCGTCAGCAATGAAATTATTTCAAGGCAAATATTAAGACGACACAAAAGAGGAAGACTGAGTACAATGATGCACATTCATATTTACATAGGATATCATCTACTAAGATGATCATACATTTACTATTAAGTTTTGTAGTTTTCCTAGTTGACAGGTGGAAGACACTTGGGGGACTGAGCTAAAAGATACCTTACAGTATATTTAGAGTCCTGATATTCAGTCTCACAAACAGCTGTCAGGGGAGAGTCTATATTGAAACTGTAAATTAGGAGGTTGCTGATAGAGACTGGGCTTTTCTAGGACTGGACTAAACTTGGAAGGCAGGCAGTGACTGGGCTCTGAAGATggctgacagagactggactttACCTTTTCTAGGAGGCAGACAGTAGCTGGGCTCTGAAGGTGATTGGCAGAGCCTGGACTGGAATTTGAAAGTCTGGGCTAAACTTGGAAGAAGGCAGACATTGGCTGGGCTCTGAAGGTGGCTGACAGAACAGGCTTGACCTGTCTAAGAGGCAGACAGCTACTAAAAGAAACAATTGGAAAATGAGACTGTCGTGTTGTAGCAACTAATCTGTCCCTTAGTGGTAGAGCGTGCTCACTCCCTGGATGTTGTGTGCTCAAGGTTTTATTTGTTCTCAGTAGTTTTTTCAATTAGTAtatatttttctccccaattttgtttTATCCAATTGCGATacaattacgatcttgtctcatcgctgcaactccccaacggggcTCAGGAGAGGCAACAGTCGAATcgtgtcctctgaaacatgacccgcatAACCACGCTTTTTTAACACccacccacttaacccggaagccagctgaaccaatgtgtcagaggaaacactgttcaattgACGACCAATGTCAGCATGCAGgtacccggcccgccacaaggagtcactagagtgtAAATGCCGCTACCTCGGCTGGGTCTGAGGTGCAGGAAGTGGAGATGAATTGGGTGGTTGGAGCAAATGTCTTatctgcctgggcgtggggtatgtggtggctGCCCACATCCAACCCGGCTCCGGAGCGATCTGTCGCCAGTTACTGGAGGCTACTTGAAGAGAGCGGTTCGGTGGGTACCCCCCACTGCTTCTGTCTGCCTCGGTCAAGCACTGCTTGCCTCTCTTCCCAGACTTGTTGATGAAGGTCCGGTCCCACTGCTGTGATCCGGTCCTACGTGGACTTTCGAGACCGGGCTAGCTAAACGAGCGCTGCATAGCGTGTAGCCAGTTTGGCTAACTCGTAGAGGTGAGCTAGCTATTCTTGCCTCCTCATTCTAGACTTATGTACACTCAGCTAGCACGTCAGAGTCTACAAACTCAGAATGCTCACGAGCTGCCGGCTACTATAGCGACACATCTGTAGTGGTGTGGAAATGATCCAACCATTATGTAGAAATTATGTTGAATTTAATTATAAACTACATTTATCAATCTGATTCCAATATTATGTGCATAAATGCGACAGGCCGTGTACATCTCTGGAGGATCTAGTCAAGGTAGCAAGCCTTGCATCACCTCTCAGTATGCATTTAATGAACATGTGTCTAACTTGCACCGTTATGCAATTATTAAGAGAGTAGATACAAATGGCCAATCCTGGCAACCAATGTTCTAGCATTAACTTATTGAGGCAAGCAGATCAGCGATTTCAAGGTGGACCCCAAGCATGTGCTATGCATAGTGTATATAACAATTACCAACAGACCTACTAAATTATAAACGACAGTCAAATAGTGACTCTGTAAAATGAGGAATGCATTTATTCAATGAATAACATTTATTAGGGATAATTATGAAAACACAGAGATGAAAGATCAATGATTTTATAATAAAAAAGATTGTATTGGTGAAATATTTGGGTAAGCCTGGCTTCTGTTGGCCTccatgaatacatatgcacgcatcaGAGAGACTCTGCAGTGCAGAATATCATAGTTATCACTGTGAAATAATCTGCTTTAACTAGATTGTTTCATTGTGCCATCGTAATGCAATGCAATGAATGGTCAAAGACAAATTTACATTTCTTTACAACAAGAAATTACATATCATTAATCTACCTTAACCTGATCTTACTTTCTGATTCGGAACTTTGTGTTTGTGATGTTCTTGTTGCTCACTTGAGTCAAGCTGCGAAAAGAGGTAGAAGGCATTTTTGCAAAAGCTATTCTTtcaaggaggggagagggaggggcccaCGAGAGGAGCGCATTCCATTCCAGAAGACACATGTGTTTTCTGGAATGGAATGAGGCCGGTCTTACTGCGGGGCAGGTGCTGGCATGGCTAAGGTTGCTGAGCAGCATACTGAAATTAGTGGGAGAGGGGCACGTAGACAGTGGGTGCAGGGCGCAGAGACAGTGGGTGCAGGGCGCAGAGACAGTGGGTGCAGGGCGCAGAGACAGTGGGTGCAGGGCGCAGAGACAGTGGGTGCAGGGCGCAGAGACAGTGGGTGAAATTATGTTGAATTTAATAATAAACTACATTCATCAATCTGATTCCAATATTGTGTGAATAAATGCGACAGGCCGTGTACATCTCTGGAGGATCTAGTCAAGGTAGCAAGCCTTGCATCACCTCTCAGTATGCATTTAATGAACATGTGTCTAACTTGCACCGTTATGCAATTATTAAGAGAGTAGATACAAATGGCCAATCCTGGGAACCAATGTTCTAGCATTAACTTATTGAGGCAAGCAGATCAGCGATTTCAAGGTGGACCCCAAGCATGTGCTATGCATAGTGTATATAACAATTACCAACAGACCTACTAAATTATAAACGATAGTCAAATAGTTACTCTGTAAAATGAGGAATGCATTTATTCAATGAATAACATTTATTAGGGATAATTATGAAAACACAGATGAAAGATCAATGATTTTATAATAAAAACGATTGTATTGGTGAAATATTTGGGTAAGCCTGGCTTCtgttggcatccatgaatacatatgcacgcatcaTTGAGAAATTCTGCAGTGCAGAATATCATAGTTATCACTGTGAAATAATCTGCTTTAACTAGATTGTTTCATTGTGCCATCTTAATGCAATGAATGGTCAAAGACAAACTTACATTTCTTTACAACAAGTAATTACACATCATTAATCTACCTTAAGGACATAGAGAAAGTGGGTTAAGGGCGTAGAGACAGTGCAGCTGAGCAGAGGAGGTACAGGGCATCCACattatttttaaataaattattgGGGGGGGGATGAATCGACCTGTTCTGAATGTTGTGGGGGGACATATCTCCCCTGCCAATTACAAGCATCATTTACTTTACTTTTCAATGAACTGTGATACCTTTTCAAAAAGTGATTTATTGCCCACCTTCCCTACAGAATCACGTGCTCCATCCATGACAGTGTGGGGGTCCAGATTGAAGCGCTGCATGGGACCTATCGTCTACACGGCTCCGCCAGATGGTGGCTGGGGTTGGGTGGTGGCGGTCTCCTTCTTCCTGGTGGAAGTGTTCACCTACGGAGTCATCAAGAGCCTGGGCATCTTCCTCCAGGACCTGATGGGGGAGTTTGGGGAGAGCAACAGCCGAGTGTCTTGGATCATCTCCATCTGTGTCTTCGTCATGGCCTTCACTGGTGAGACTAAGGGTAGCATCAGGGTCTAGGGCTGGGGTGTTTTTGGAGAGCTGCAGGGTGTGCGGGCATTTGTTACTGGCCCAGCACTGATTGAAATAATCAGATTTGTGCTAAGCTGAATCAATGCTGGGCTAGAACGACAGGCTCAGGAGCTCAAAATAAATACTTTTAAAGGTGACAACACTGTGATAACACTCAGCTACAAAAGGTCAGATGCTCTAAAGTGCTAACCAGAGATACCtgtctcctttcagctcctctcGCTTCTGTGATGACCAACCGGTTTGGCTTCCAGACAGTTGTTATGATTGGTGGACTCCTCGTCTCCATAGGAACCATTGCCAGTGGCTTCACCAAATCCATCAACGAGATGTACATCACCATCGGACTCGTTGCAGGTattagaaacaaacacacacacacacacttgaccatCACAACTGTCACAGTGCCACCAGTGTTTCACCAGTGTGCTTGTGTCATCTTCCCTCCACAGGTCTGGGGTACTGTCTGACCTTCCTGCCCACCATTACTCTCCTGTCCCAGTACTTCTCCCACCGACGCTCCCTGGTCACAGCTGTCGCCTCCACAGGAGAGTCCTTCTCTGTGTTCGCGCTTGCCCCAGGTAAAAGGTCACAAGGGGACTTGAACACTGCTTACTAGCTAGCAAAGTTTATCTTAAAAAATAGCTACCATTTCAGTTTACCAACCTTCCCATTCTCTTAATCTTACTTCTCTCAATTGCTTTTTCATTTCACATTAACCCACATTTAATTTTAGGATGGATTGCAAACCCTGACCACCATTTGaaacactctcctctctgttctcccctctgCTACTCAGCCTTCTCTGCTCTGAGGGACTGTATCGGCTGGCGTTACACCCTGGTGGTGATCGGAGCTCTACAGggcatcatcatcatctgtgGAGTTCTGCTAAGACCCATCATCATCAGACCTGGACCAGCCACGGAGACAGAAACTGATGGACTGGCTGACAAAGAGCTGAAGGCTCTGAACACAGAGGAGAAGTACTACAgtaaggagaggttgtacattaagGGTAGTTCATATGCTAAGGATGGGTCTTACACACTGCAGAGTGATAGCAAGCTGGCTCATTGTTACTCCCTGAACTCTGGAGAGTCTGTAAACTCTGAAGTTCAGTCCCTCCATCACCAGGTCCTGGAGGATGGCAGTAAGGcaggggaggagatagaggaggaggcgTCTTCACAGAGGTGCTTTGGAAGCAAGGAGAAGGACGAGGAGAAGGATGAGAAGCAGACACAAACACTATCCCCCCAGAAACTCCTTGACTTCTCCATGTTAAGAGAAGGCAGCTTCATCTGCTACGCTCTCTTCGGCCTTTTTGCCACATTGGGTTTCTTCGCCCCTCAGCTCTACATCATCGAGCTGAGTGTGAACCGTGGCGTGATGCGTCACCGCGCCGCACACATGCTCTCCGCCATGGCCTTTGCCGAGATCTTCGGCCGCCTCTCCATTGGTTGGGTGCTAGGCAGGAAGCTGTTCAAAGGCAGGAAGCCCCTGGTGCTGCTGGGATGTGTAGTTCTGTTGTGCCTGGTGCTGGTGGCCTTTACCCTGGTATGGGAGTTCTGGGGCCTGGCCGTGTGTTGTGGGTTCTATGGGTTTTTTATAGGCACCGTGTCGTCGACACATATACCCATGCTGGCAGAGGAGGATGTGGTGGGCATAGAAAGGATGTCGTCAGCTGTGGGGGTCTATGTGTTTATACAAAGCTTCGCTGGGCTGGCGGGACCACCTCTGGGAGGTAAGAGATGCATTCAAATCTCTTTTTCACAGCCCTCTGCCATGTCAcatctcttctgctctctctgaTATGTAGCACCAGTTTTATTTTCATTGTCATCAAAGGAAAATAACACAAACTTGCTTAATTTGTGCATCATTTTAATGAATGAGTTTGTTTAACATATACAATTTATATTGTGTTCTCTCAGGTGTTCTTGTGGACCTGACTCAGAACTACGGCTCAGCGTTCTACTCCTGTGCGGTGGGTATGAGTCTAGGGGCTGTGTTCCTGGGTCTGGTACGACCAGCCAAGAGAGGCCTGCTATGCTGCAGCACAACCAGgcctcagagcatttcgtattattctgtatgtaaatccgagacactacATTtactatgatatgttacatttcgtacggtatgtattaatttgtggaagTTCATCATCCATATCGTATGATATGGtacaaattacaattcatattttatgttatgaatttgcaaaacgtatgatatgttacgaaatTTCGCCAGGTGGCCAgattgctaacattagctaggctaggagttagggttagggttaagatttaGGTGTTaggatggttaaggttagggttagctaaagtggttaagg
Proteins encoded:
- the LOC135511938 gene encoding monocarboxylate transporter 7-like isoform X1 encodes the protein MNRPVLNVVGGHISPANYKHHLLYFSMNCDTFSKSDLLPTFPTESRAPSMTVWGSRLKRCMGPIVYTAPPDGGWGWVVAVSFFLVEVFTYGVIKSLGIFLQDLMGEFGESNSRVSWIISICVFVMAFTAPLASVMTNRFGFQTVVMIGGLLVSIGTIASGFTKSINEMYITIGLVAGLGYCLTFLPTITLLSQYFSHRRSLVTAVASTGESFSVFALAPAFSALRDCIGWRYTLVVIGALQGIIIICGVLLRPIIIRPGPATETETDGLADKELKALNTEEKYYSKERLYIKGSSYAKDGSYTLQSDSKLAHCYSLNSGESVNSEVQSLHHQVLEDGSKAGEEIEEEASSQRCFGSKEKDEEKDEKQTQTLSPQKLLDFSMLREGSFICYALFGLFATLGFFAPQLYIIELSVNRGVMRHRAAHMLSAMAFAEIFGRLSIGWVLGRKLFKGRKPLVLLGCVVLLCLVLVAFTLVWEFWGLAVCCGFYGFFIGTVSSTHIPMLAEEDVVGIERMSSAVGVYVFIQSFAGLAGPPLGGVLVDLTQNYGSAFYSCAVGMSLGAVFLGLVRPAKRGLLCCSTTRPQSISYYSNNTKCSETRLYSRRGHQNLPEPMQVGPGNPVPQREGKEAQDRESPQGFLEVNLDMDQKTLLKKANR
- the LOC135511938 gene encoding monocarboxylate transporter 7-like isoform X2, translated to MSETNPGDLHSPVVLRDQSTNESRAPSMTVWGSRLKRCMGPIVYTAPPDGGWGWVVAVSFFLVEVFTYGVIKSLGIFLQDLMGEFGESNSRVSWIISICVFVMAFTAPLASVMTNRFGFQTVVMIGGLLVSIGTIASGFTKSINEMYITIGLVAGLGYCLTFLPTITLLSQYFSHRRSLVTAVASTGESFSVFALAPAFSALRDCIGWRYTLVVIGALQGIIIICGVLLRPIIIRPGPATETETDGLADKELKALNTEEKYYSKERLYIKGSSYAKDGSYTLQSDSKLAHCYSLNSGESVNSEVQSLHHQVLEDGSKAGEEIEEEASSQRCFGSKEKDEEKDEKQTQTLSPQKLLDFSMLREGSFICYALFGLFATLGFFAPQLYIIELSVNRGVMRHRAAHMLSAMAFAEIFGRLSIGWVLGRKLFKGRKPLVLLGCVVLLCLVLVAFTLVWEFWGLAVCCGFYGFFIGTVSSTHIPMLAEEDVVGIERMSSAVGVYVFIQSFAGLAGPPLGGVLVDLTQNYGSAFYSCAVGMSLGAVFLGLVRPAKRGLLCCSTTRPQSISYYSNNTKCSETRLYSRRGHQNLPEPMQVGPGNPVPQREGKEAQDRESPQGFLEVNLDMDQKTLLKKANR